A region from the Vulpes lagopus strain Blue_001 chromosome 5, ASM1834538v1, whole genome shotgun sequence genome encodes:
- the SOCS5 gene encoding suppressor of cytokine signaling 5 has product MDKVGKMWNHFKYRCQNLFGHEGGSRNENVDMNSNRCLSVKERNLSIGDSTPQQQSSPLRENVALQLGSSPSKNSSRRNQNCATEIPQIVEISIEKDNDSCVTSGARLARRDSYSRHAPWGGKKKHSCSTKTQSSLDTDKKFGRTRSGLQRRERRYGVSSMHDMDSMSSRTVGSRSLRQRLQDTVGLCFPMRTYSKQSKPLFSNKRKIHLSELMLEKCPFPAGSDLAQKWHLIKQHTAPVSPHSTFFDTFDPSLVSTEDEEDRLRERRRLSIEEGVDPPPNAQIHTFEATAQVNPLYKLGPKLAPGMTEVSGDSTAIPQANCDSEEDTTTLCLQSRRQKQRQVSGDSHAHVSRQGAWKVHTQIDYIHCLVPDLLQITGNPCYWGVMDRYEAEALLEGKPEGTFLLRDSAQEDYLFSVSFRRYNRSLHARIEQWNHNFSFDAHDPCVFHSSTVTGLLEHYKDPSSCMFFEPLLTISLNRTFPFSLQYICRAVICRCTTYDGIDGLPLPSMLQDFLKEYHYKQKVRVRWLEREPVKAK; this is encoded by the coding sequence ATGGATAAAGTGGGGAAGATGTGGAATCACTTCAAATACAGGTGTCAGAATCTCTTCGGTCACGAGGGAGGGAGCCGTAATGAAAATGTGGACATGAACTCCAACAGATGTTTGTCTGTGAAAGAGAGAAACCTCAGTATAGGAGACTCCACTCCTCAACAACAAAGCAGTCCCTTAAGAGAAAACGTTGCCTTAcaactgggatcaagcccttccaAGAATTCTTCAAGGAGAAACCAAAACTGTGCTACTGAAATTCCTCAGATTGTCGAAATAAGCATTGAAAAGGATAATGATTCGTGTGTCACCTCAGGAGCAAGGCTAGCAAGAAGAGATTCCTACTCTCGGCATGCTCCGTGGGGTGGGAAGAAAAAACATTCCTGTTCTACAAAGACGCAGAGTTCATTGGATACTGATAAAAAGTTTGGTAGAACTCGAAGCGGACTTCAAAGGAGGGAGAGGCGGTATGGCGTAAGCTCCATGCACGATATGGACAGCATGTCCAGCAGAACTGTAGGAAGCCGCTCTCTGAGACAGAGGTTGCAGGATACTGTGGGCTTGTGTTTTCCCATGAGAACTTACAGCAAGCAGTCAAAACCCCtcttttctaataaaagaaaaatacaccttTCTGAATTAATGCTTGAGAAATGCCCTTTTCCTGCTGGCTCAGATTTAGCCCAGAAATGGCATTTGATTAAACAGCATACAGCCCCTGTGAGCCCACACTCAACATTTTTTGATACATTTGATCCATCCTTGGTTTCTACAGAAGATGAAGAAGATAGGCTTCGAGAAAGAAGGCGGCTTAGTATTGAAGAGGGGGTTGACCCTCCTCCCAATGCACAAATACATACATTTGAAGCCACCGCACAGGTTAATCCGTTATATAAACTGGGACCAAAGTTAGCTCCCGGAATGACTGAAGTAAGTGGGGACAGTACTGCAATTCCACAAGCTAATTGTGACTCAGAAGAGGACACTACCACACTGTGTCTGCAGTCACGTAGGCAGAAGCAACGTCAGGTGTCTGGAGACAGCCATGCCCACGTTAGCAGACAGGGAGCTTGGAAAGTCCATACGCAGATTGATTACATACACTGCCTCGTGCCCGACTTGCTTCAGATCACAGGAAATCCCTGTTACTGGGGAGTGATGGACCGTTACGAAGCAGAAGCCCTCCTTGAAGGGAAACCTGAAGGCACATTCTTGCTCAGGGACTCTGCGCAGGAGGACTACCTCTTCTCTGTGAGCTTCCGTCGCTACAACAGATCCCTGCATGCCCGAATCGAACAATGGAACCACAACTTTAGTTTTGACGCCCACGACCCATGTGTATTTCACTCCTCCACTGTAACAGGACTTTTGGAACATTATAAAGATCCCAGTTCTTGCATGTTTTTTGAACCATTGCTTACTATATCACTAAACCGGACTTTCCCTTTTAGCCTGCAATATATCTGCCGTGCAGTAATCTGTAGATGCACTACATATGATGGAATCGATGGGCTCCCTTTACCATCCATGTTGCAGGATTTTCTGAAAGAGTATCATTATAAGCAAAAAGTTAGAGTTCGCTGGTTAGAACGAGAACCAGTCAAGGCAAAGTAA